One window of the Manihot esculenta cultivar AM560-2 chromosome 14, M.esculenta_v8, whole genome shotgun sequence genome contains the following:
- the LOC122721703 gene encoding uncharacterized protein LOC122721703 translates to MTRSEHRDTLPFDPEIERTLRRLRKQATEASSEATEFCQQAAPMAEPNLQLVANNEHAVHDQIIQENPAIRPQEQRERTMRELATPVGDYAPLCIAYPPLTVPFELKSENSVKRQFGEKPPKTALLEQRMRKIF, encoded by the exons atgaccagatctgaacacagGGACACACTGccatttgatccagaaattgaacgcactctcagaagacttaGAAAGCAAGCCACAGAAGCTTCATCTGAAGCAACAGAATTTTGCCAACAAGccgcaccaatggctgaacctaatCTACAACTTGTTGCCAATAATGAACATGCTGTCcatgaccaaataattcaagaaaatccagcaattaggccccaagaacaaagagaaagaaccatgagagaattggcaactcctgtaggtgactatgcaccactttgcatcgcctatccgcctctgacagttccctttgaactgaaatcag aaaatagtgtaaaaagacaatttggagaaaaaccccctaaaactgccttattggaGCAAAgaatgaggaaaatattttga